The proteins below are encoded in one region of Engystomops pustulosus chromosome 8, aEngPut4.maternal, whole genome shotgun sequence:
- the ABCB6 gene encoding ATP-binding cassette sub-family B member 6 — protein MAVLGSYCEHNGSVSRAWLDHGLSPCFYFTLVPSVLLSFSFLLGTLQSLFYAKRSRTMEPKYIPKSRLYRLQLVLSIVLMGQALGGLVWQAAGTEVLYGYMIVYGCLSIGAWGFSIWLLHLERTRALERERTRGHGVVLLLFWALAFAAENLAFISWMSPHWWWTSMDNVSKKVQFALWTLRYLCTLFLFMLGFLAPGRPRKPYIILINEDERDVENTQPLLRNQNESTWRGFWKKVRLLVPYMWPRGNTLLQFAVLFCMGLMGLERAINVFVPIYYKNIVDQMTEGSAWHTLALTVCIYVLLKLLQGGGAGATGFVSNLRTFLWIRVQQFTNREVQIRLFAHLHALSLRWHLGRKTGEVLRSVDRGTSSINSLLSYIVFSILPTIADIVIGIIYFTSSFNAWFGLIIFVCMTLYLALTIIITEWRTKYRREMNTRDNEAKSRAVDSLLNFETVKYYNAESYEVNRFNDAIVKYQVAEWKVNATLAFLNQTQNLIIGMGLLAGSLLCAYFVTENKFKVGDYVLFGTYIIQLYTPLNWFGTYYRMIQNSFIDMENMFELFSEDQEVKDLVNAPGLRFHLGKIEFENVHFSYTDGREILRDVSFTVMPGQTVALVGPSGSGKSTIIRLLFRFYDVKGGSIRIDGQDISTVLQASLRSHIGVVPQDTVLFNDSIRNNIRYGRVTATDEEVEQAAIAADIHERILTFREGYDTQVGERGLKLSGGEKQRVAIARTILKAPEVILLDEATSALDTETERNIQASLSKVCANRTTIVVAHRLSTVISADQILVLKEGQIVERGRHDELLAKGGVYAGMWQKQASTNESSSDSESERKDRASEKLQQPKPALRKPH, from the exons ATGGCGGTACTAGGAAGTTACTGTGAACACAATGGCAGCGTGTCCCGGGCATGGCTGGACCATGGACTTTCTCCTTGTTTTTACTTCACCCTGGTCCCGTCTGTTCTCCTCAGCTTCTCTTTTCTTCTCGGGACCCTGCAGTCCCTCTTTTATGCCAAGCGCAGCCGGACAATGGAGCCCAAGTACATACCCAAATCCCGCCTGTATCGCCTGCAGCTGGTGCTGTCCATTGTGCTGATGGGACAGGCGCTGGGCGGTCTGGTATGGCAGGCTGCGGGCACAGAGGTCCTGTATGGATACATGATTGTATATGGCTGCTTATCCATAGGGGCTTGGGGCTTCAGCATCTGGTTGCTTCATTTGGAACGGACAAGGGCTCTTGAGAGAGAGCGCACCAGGGGACACGGGGTGGTGCTACTTCTGTTCTGGGCACTGGCCTTTGCAGCTGAAAACTTGGCATTCATATCATGGATGAGTCCCCATTGGTGGTGGACATCGATGGACAATGTGTCAAAGAAG GTGCAATTTGCCCTGTGGACCTTGCGATACCTCTGCACTTTGTTCCTTTTTATGCTGGGATTCCTAGCTCCTGGAAGGCCGCGCAAACCATATATTATTCTCATAAATGAAGATGAAAGAGATGTCGAaaatacacag CCACTCCTGAGAAACCAGAATGAATCCACTTGGCGCGGTTTCTGGAAGAAGGTGCGTCTCCTGGTCCCGTACATGTGGCCTCGGGGCAACACGCTGCTGCAGTTTGCTGTTCTCTTCTGCATGGGGCTGATGGGGCTGGAGCGAGCCATCAACGTCTTTGTTCCCATATACTATAAGAATATCG TGGACCAGATGACGGAGGGCTCTGCGTGGCACACCTTGGCACttactgtctgtatatatgttcTGCTGAAGCTGCTTCAGGGTGGAGGAGCAG GTGCCACTGGCTTTGTTAGTAACCTGCGCACCTTCCTGTGGATCCGAGTTCAGCAGTTTACAAACCGTGAGGTGCAGATCCGTCTGTTCGCCCATCTGCACGCCCTTTCTCTGCGCTGGCATCTGGGGCGTAAAACTGGGGAAGTGTTACGCAGTGTGGACAGAGGAACCAGCAGCATCAATAGTCTGTTGAG TTACATTGTATTCAGCATTCTTCCCACCATCGCGGATATTGTGATTGGCATCATCTATTTTACATCCTCCTTCAACGCCTGGTTCGGACTCATCATTTTCGTCTGCATGACATTATATCTGG CCCTGACCATCATCATCACAGAATGGAGGACTAAATACCGTCGGGAAATGAACACGAGAGACAATGAGGCCAAATCTCGGGCTGTGGACTCGCTGCTCAACTTTGAAACG GTGAAATATTACAATGCAGAGTCTTACGAGGTGAACAGGTTCAATGACGCGATAGTGAAGTATCAG GTAGCAGAATGGAAGGTGAATGCAACGCTCGCCTTCCTAAACCAGACGCAGAACCTGATCATCGGGATGGGGCTGCTGGCCGGGTCGCTGCTCTGCGCATActttgtcacagagaacaagtTCAAG GTTGGCGATTATGTCTTGTTTGGAACCTACATTATCCAGCTCTATACTCCTCTTAACTGGTTCGGCACCTACTACAG gatgatCCAGAATTCCTTCATTGACATGGAGAACATGTTTGAGCTGTTCAGCGAAGACCAAGAG GTGAAAGATTTGGTGAACGCCCCCGGGCTCAGATTCCACCTGGGAAAGATTGAATTTGAGAATGTTCATTTCAGCTACACGGATGG GAGGGAGATTCTGCGGGACGTGTCGTTTACTGTGATGCCGGGGCAGACGGTCGCACTG GTGGGACCCTCCGGCTCTGGTAAAAGCACCATCATACGGCTGCTCTTCCGCTTCTATGATGTCAAAGGTGGCAGCATCCGAATAGACGGGCAAGACATCTCCACA GTCCTGCAGGCGTCCCTGCGCTCCCATATTGGTGTGGTTCCCCAGGACACTGTACTGTTTAATGACAGCATCCGGAACAACATCCGCTATGGACGGGTCACTGCTACAGATGAGGAGGTGGAGCAGGCAGCCATAGCGGCAGATATCCACGAGCGGATCCTTACCTTCCGTGAGG GATACGACACACAAGTCGGGGAACGAGGTCTAAAACTGAGCGGTGGCGAGAAGCAGCGAGTGGCCATTGCCAGGACCATTCTGAAAGCGCCAGAGGTCATCCTGCTAGACGAG GCCACCTCCGCCCTGGACACAGAAACTGAGCGCAACATCCAAGCGTCGCTATCCAAGGTCTGCGCTAACCGGACCACCATTGTGGTTGCTCATAG